One Clostridium estertheticum DNA segment encodes these proteins:
- a CDS encoding pyridoxamine 5'-phosphate oxidase family protein, producing the protein MKIMRRIERQMNDVEVLELLKNTEYGILSTCGEDNQPYGIPLSYVFIDKNIYIHCAGVGSKLDNISVNDKVSFTIVGKTKVLQDQFSTEYESAIIFGRAIMLAEEEKYEPLMEFIRKYSPDFIKEGQLYIDRAKEKTTLIKIEIYSFSGKHRL; encoded by the coding sequence ATGAAAATAATGAGAAGAATTGAAAGACAAATGAATGACGTAGAAGTACTAGAACTTTTAAAGAATACTGAATATGGTATACTTTCGACCTGTGGTGAGGACAATCAACCTTATGGAATCCCACTAAGTTATGTGTTTATAGATAAAAATATATATATTCATTGTGCAGGCGTTGGCTCTAAACTAGATAATATCAGTGTAAATGATAAGGTGAGTTTCACAATAGTTGGAAAAACAAAGGTTTTGCAAGATCAATTTAGTACAGAGTATGAAAGTGCTATAATCTTTGGACGAGCTATCATGCTTGCGGAAGAAGAAAAATATGAGCCACTAATGGAGTTTATAAGGAAATATAGTCCTGATTTTATAAAAGAGGGACAGTTATACATAGATAGAGCCAAAGAAAAAACAACATTAATTAAAATAGAGATATATAGTTTTAGTGGAAAGCATAGATTGTAA
- a CDS encoding CPBP family intramembrane glutamic endopeptidase, with amino-acid sequence MKFLRNIENGSINIKQMGIIKGFLVVLLSILLEVLGQVPVEIKNLFSGRFEKALPFVIFAFGVLVKYYVIIILLKCLSNSRNERKLKYHINPMSFVFAAIMIIAFRLIFDNSLTFWVSRISMPDFINGAFEELTVSPIKLILSAAVIAPIYEEIIFRGILLKGMSKKINPTIALVVSALFFAVVHLNVPQGINAFLLGLVIGFIYLTTDSIYLSIFAHFINNLLALSVSSSFALIGGKYALEIHGMFFILGVILLVIACMGYEQNKIRNVSSSYKHYIGI; translated from the coding sequence ATGAAATTTTTAAGAAACATAGAAAATGGATCCATAAACATCAAACAAATGGGAATCATTAAAGGGTTTCTTGTAGTACTTCTATCAATTTTGTTGGAGGTGTTAGGACAAGTACCTGTAGAAATTAAAAATTTATTTTCTGGGAGATTTGAAAAAGCATTACCTTTTGTAATTTTTGCGTTTGGGGTGCTTGTTAAATATTATGTTATTATCATTTTACTCAAGTGCCTAAGTAATTCAAGAAATGAGCGAAAACTTAAATATCACATAAATCCGATGAGTTTTGTTTTTGCAGCTATCATGATTATAGCATTTCGTCTCATATTTGATAATAGTCTAACTTTTTGGGTTAGTAGGATATCCATGCCAGATTTTATAAATGGAGCCTTCGAAGAACTCACTGTTTCACCAATTAAATTAATACTTAGTGCTGCGGTAATAGCACCTATATACGAAGAAATAATTTTTAGAGGAATATTATTAAAAGGAATGTCAAAAAAAATAAATCCAACTATAGCCCTTGTAGTATCTGCATTATTCTTTGCAGTAGTGCATTTAAACGTTCCTCAAGGAATAAATGCATTTTTACTAGGTCTGGTTATTGGATTTATATATTTAACAACGGACTCAATTTATTTAAGTATATTTGCACATTTCATAAATAACTTACTTGCTCTTTCAGTTTCCTCTAGTTTTGCATTAATAGGAGGGAAATATGCTTTAGAAATTCATGGAATGTTTTTTATTTTAGGCGTTATACTTTTAGTAATAGCTTGCATGGGGTATGAGCAAAATAAAATTAGAAATGTATCAAGTAGTTACAAACATTATATAGGAATATAG
- a CDS encoding spore coat protein — MPEKDLMQDLLATEKQVISAYSTGITESSCENLRNTLVDNFKNTQTIQYKLFDAMKQKGWYPTKDAPDNEVQQLKNEATQMMSELK, encoded by the coding sequence ATGCCTGAAAAAGATTTAATGCAAGATTTACTTGCTACAGAAAAACAAGTTATTTCCGCGTACAGTACAGGAATAACTGAATCTTCTTGTGAAAATTTAAGAAATACACTAGTAGACAACTTTAAAAACACTCAGACTATTCAATATAAATTATTTGATGCTATGAAACAAAAAGGATGGTATCCTACAAAGGATGCTCCAGATAATGAGGTTCAACAATTAAAAAATGAAGCTACTCAAATGATGAGTGAATTAAAATAA
- the pepF gene encoding oligoendopeptidase F, which yields MKTALKQRKDVDKSLTWDLSSMYQTEQQYNLAITGLEELTLEIEKNYKEKLNSASIINECLDKMRVVLQNENLVGSYASLAVSTDQTNIENQARYMKFINISSNLGSKLSFVTSEIREADEKIIDEAIDGSKENSHYLNEIKRLKKHSLHPEVEKVLSALSGTLDSAYSIYDTTKLSDMDFKNFIVDGTEYPLSFVLFENEWEYETNTKIRRAAFEAFSSKLGEYQHTVAALYQTHVQKEKTLATLRGFDSVIDSLLFPQQIERELYDRQIDIIMEKLAPHMRKYAKLLQKIHKIDEMTFADLKLEVDPAFEPTISVEESKKYVQEALSVLGDDYLEMVKKGYDERWIDFAVNKGKSTGAFCATPYGNHPFILISWSEKMREAFVLAHELGHAGHFQLINENQNIFDAEPSLYFVEAPSTMNELLMANYLMKTNDEPRFKRWVLSSIISRTYYHNFVTHLLEAAYQREVYKIIDAGESVQASTLNEIKKDVLEKFWGDCVKIVDGAELTWMRQPHYYMGLYPYTYSAGLTIATEVSKRILKEGQPAVDDWRKVLKAGGTKTPVELAKMAGVDITTEKPLLDTIEHIGNIIDEIIKLTEDMEGYASKED from the coding sequence ATGAAAACAGCTTTAAAACAAAGAAAAGATGTAGACAAGTCACTTACTTGGGATTTATCTTCAATGTACCAAACAGAGCAGCAGTATAATTTAGCTATAACAGGTTTAGAAGAGCTTACGTTAGAAATAGAAAAAAACTATAAAGAAAAATTAAATTCAGCTAGTATTATAAATGAGTGTTTAGATAAAATGAGAGTGGTACTGCAAAATGAAAACCTTGTAGGATCCTATGCAAGTCTTGCAGTTTCTACAGATCAAACTAATATAGAAAATCAAGCTAGATATATGAAATTTATTAACATATCATCGAATTTAGGAAGTAAATTAAGCTTTGTAACAAGTGAAATTAGGGAAGCGGACGAGAAAATAATAGATGAGGCAATAGATGGTTCAAAAGAAAATAGCCATTATTTAAATGAAATAAAAAGATTGAAAAAACATTCACTACATCCAGAAGTAGAAAAAGTATTATCCGCTTTATCAGGCACTCTAGATTCCGCTTATTCCATATATGATACGACTAAATTAAGTGATATGGATTTTAAAAATTTTATTGTAGATGGCACTGAATATCCTCTTAGTTTTGTACTTTTTGAAAATGAATGGGAGTATGAAACTAATACTAAAATTAGAAGAGCAGCTTTCGAAGCTTTTTCTTCAAAACTCGGAGAATATCAACATACAGTAGCAGCACTTTATCAGACTCATGTTCAAAAAGAAAAAACATTAGCAACTCTTAGAGGCTTTGATTCTGTTATAGATAGTTTATTATTTCCTCAACAGATAGAGAGGGAATTATATGATAGACAAATAGATATAATCATGGAAAAGCTAGCACCACATATGAGAAAATATGCAAAACTACTTCAGAAAATTCATAAAATTGATGAAATGACCTTTGCAGATTTAAAGCTTGAAGTAGACCCTGCTTTTGAGCCAACCATATCCGTAGAGGAATCTAAGAAATATGTTCAAGAAGCATTATCCGTATTAGGTGACGATTATTTAGAAATGGTTAAAAAGGGCTATGATGAAAGATGGATTGATTTTGCTGTAAACAAAGGAAAATCAACAGGTGCTTTTTGTGCTACGCCTTACGGGAATCATCCTTTTATTTTGATATCTTGGTCTGAGAAAATGAGAGAGGCATTTGTACTTGCTCATGAATTAGGTCATGCAGGGCATTTTCAGTTAATTAATGAAAATCAAAATATATTTGATGCAGAGCCATCTTTATATTTTGTAGAAGCACCGTCTACTATGAATGAATTGCTTATGGCAAATTATCTTATGAAAACAAATGATGAGCCTAGATTTAAGAGATGGGTCTTATCTTCTATTATTAGCCGTACGTATTATCATAACTTTGTAACTCATCTGTTAGAGGCTGCGTATCAAAGAGAAGTTTATAAAATAATAGATGCAGGTGAAAGTGTGCAGGCTTCAACTCTTAATGAAATAAAAAAAGATGTGCTAGAAAAGTTCTGGGGAGACTGCGTGAAAATAGTTGATGGCGCAGAACTTACTTGGATGAGACAGCCACATTATTATATGGGACTTTATCCATATACATATAGTGCTGGGCTTACCATAGCTACAGAAGTAAGTAAAAGAATTTTAAAGGAAGGACAACCAGCCGTTGATGACTGGAGAAAAGTTCTAAAAGCAGGCGGAACTAAAACACCAGTAGAACTTGCTAAAATGGCAGGAGTAGATATAACAACAGAAAAACCACTATTAGATACTATAGAGCATATAGGAAATATAATTGATGAAATAATAAAACTTACAGAAGATATGGAAGGATATGCATCTAAAGAAGATTAG
- a CDS encoding ABC transporter permease → MWQKSRPYILILPSLIIIVTLFFGGLILGLLQSLGFMAVGGTSHFTINAYKQLMLSKDFINSLALTLRIALVSSVLSGVLAVITIRLLFILGENRKTAFFRKVFQVPMLVPHVTAAYLIMLLFMQSGWFSSIAYSMGIIKSMDAFPSVVNNPNSLGIVLTYIWKETPFIMLMIFPIMSRTQDSWLEIAQVFGARRQEFFKEVILPLIIPTWLSSVLIVFAFTFSDFEVPYLLGITYPKFISVYAYNMYYNGQLSDRPIALAANFILAIITAILGFAAYKLAQRRDDMEARW, encoded by the coding sequence ATGTGGCAAAAAAGTAGACCTTATATATTAATTTTACCTTCATTAATAATCATAGTAACACTATTTTTTGGAGGATTAATATTAGGATTACTTCAAAGTCTAGGATTCATGGCTGTAGGAGGGACTTCACATTTTACTATAAATGCATATAAACAACTTATGCTTTCAAAAGACTTTATAAACTCATTAGCTTTAACTTTAAGGATAGCATTAGTTTCAAGTGTTTTATCAGGAGTTTTAGCAGTAATCACAATTAGATTATTATTTATCCTAGGGGAAAATAGAAAAACTGCTTTTTTCAGAAAAGTGTTTCAGGTGCCCATGTTGGTACCGCATGTTACTGCGGCATATCTTATAATGCTTTTGTTCATGCAAAGTGGGTGGTTCTCTAGCATAGCCTATTCTATGGGGATAATTAAAAGCATGGATGCATTTCCTAGTGTAGTTAATAATCCAAATAGTTTGGGCATTGTTTTAACCTATATATGGAAAGAAACACCGTTTATAATGCTTATGATTTTTCCTATAATGAGTAGAACGCAAGATTCTTGGTTAGAAATAGCACAGGTTTTTGGCGCTAGGCGGCAAGAGTTTTTTAAAGAGGTAATATTGCCTTTAATTATACCAACCTGGTTATCATCCGTACTTATAGTATTCGCTTTTACCTTTTCAGACTTTGAGGTACCCTATTTACTAGGGATCACATATCCCAAGTTTATTTCTGTATATGCTTATAATATGTACTATAATGGACAACTTTCAGATAGACCGATTGCATTAGCTGCAAACTTTATTTTAGCTATTATCACAGCAATACTAGGCTTTGCAGCATATAAATTAGCACAGCGAAGAGATGATATGGAAGCGAGATGGTAA
- a CDS encoding YbhN family protein → MKNYKFNFILGIASGIIFILLIIFTNGWMDLIHQMKNLQIQWIIVAGIAMVLYWIFEAKTLQSVIFLIKKDYKFREAFKVTMVGQYFNSITPFASGGQPMQLYALTKQELGAGSSGSVLMIKFIIYQSVLTIYSLILIFWKASFFKSKMSNLFYLIGIGFAVNAGVIMFLIIFSKYRKLTHKLIITLSKILDKLKLVKDISKLEMRINDNLDQFHDNMEIVKHSGAQMFKAIIYTIFQLTIIFSIPYFIYLSFGMRGASIESMIAGTAFVMMLTAFIPLPGAVGGAEGAFFMFFSLFFAANNIMAAILLWRLITFYSCIIFGFYAFMKK, encoded by the coding sequence ATGAAAAATTATAAATTTAATTTTATTTTGGGGATAGCTTCTGGAATTATATTTATTTTGCTGATTATTTTCACAAATGGTTGGATGGATTTAATTCATCAAATGAAAAATTTGCAAATTCAATGGATAATTGTAGCAGGTATAGCTATGGTGTTATATTGGATTTTTGAAGCTAAAACATTGCAAAGTGTTATATTTTTAATCAAAAAAGATTATAAATTTAGAGAAGCATTTAAAGTTACTATGGTAGGACAATATTTTAATTCAATTACCCCTTTTGCATCCGGGGGTCAGCCAATGCAATTATATGCACTTACGAAACAAGAATTAGGAGCTGGTAGCTCTGGTTCGGTGCTGATGATTAAATTTATTATCTATCAATCGGTATTAACTATATATTCGTTAATTCTTATATTTTGGAAGGCAAGTTTTTTCAAAAGTAAAATGAGTAATTTATTTTATTTAATAGGCATAGGATTTGCAGTTAATGCAGGCGTAATTATGTTTTTAATTATATTTTCAAAATATCGTAAATTGACGCATAAATTGATAATAACCTTATCTAAGATTTTAGATAAGCTTAAATTGGTAAAGGATATTTCAAAATTGGAAATGCGCATTAACGACAATTTAGATCAATTTCATGATAATATGGAGATTGTAAAGCATAGTGGTGCACAGATGTTTAAAGCTATTATCTATACAATATTTCAGCTAACAATAATTTTTAGTATACCTTATTTTATTTATCTTAGTTTTGGGATGAGGGGTGCTAGCATAGAAAGTATGATAGCCGGAACTGCCTTTGTAATGATGCTAACAGCTTTTATACCATTACCTGGAGCCGTGGGTGGAGCAGAGGGCGCTTTCTTTATGTTTTTTAGTTTATTTTTTGCAGCTAATAACATAATGGCCGCTATTTTATTATGGAGATTAATTACATTTTACTCTTGTATAATTTTTGGATTTTATGCCTTTATGAAGAAGTAA
- a CDS encoding TerD family protein, which produces MAVSLKKGQKVDLTKTNPGLIKVLVGLGWSTNKYDGGSDFDLDAAAFLTGENGKVTSDSDFIFYNNAEHASKSVKHMGDNKTGAGDGDDEQILIDLSLVPANVQKISFTVTINEAEERKQNFGQVSDSYIRVMSGDGVTELIKFDLGEDFSIETAIVVGELYRNGAEWKFTALGSGFEGGLGALCTNFGVSI; this is translated from the coding sequence ATGGCAGTTAGTTTAAAAAAAGGTCAAAAAGTAGATTTAACGAAGACAAATCCAGGATTAATAAAGGTATTAGTAGGACTAGGTTGGAGTACAAACAAGTATGACGGTGGTTCAGACTTCGATTTAGACGCAGCAGCATTTTTAACAGGAGAAAATGGAAAAGTAACTTCAGATTCAGATTTTATATTTTATAACAATGCAGAGCATGCATCAAAATCGGTTAAACATATGGGCGATAATAAGACAGGAGCAGGAGACGGAGATGACGAACAAATACTCATTGATCTATCTTTAGTACCAGCAAACGTTCAGAAGATTTCATTTACTGTAACGATTAATGAAGCAGAAGAAAGAAAACAAAACTTCGGGCAAGTTTCAGATTCTTACATAAGAGTAATGAGTGGAGACGGAGTTACTGAGTTAATTAAATTTGACTTGGGAGAAGACTTCAGTATCGAAACAGCTATAGTAGTTGGGGAACTATATAGAAATGGTGCTGAATGGAAATTCACTGCATTGGGTAGTGGATTCGAAGGTGGTTTAGGAGCTTTATGTACTAACTTTGGAGTTAGTATCTAA
- a CDS encoding ABC transporter ATP-binding protein: MARLEIRNISKKYEQQYTESFSLVNIDLTVEDGEFLSILGTSGCGKTTILGIITGIIKPDTGSLFVENVDITEMPIEKRNFALVAQQPLLFPNMNVMDNVAFGLKMKGVSKGDRLELANDILSKLGLKGLEKRFSTQLSGGERQRVAIARAMVTAPKVLLMDEPFNALHEELRVDMRELLYKLHKENRVTTIFVTHFKEEANFLSDKIVIMSKGKIDEIKLL, from the coding sequence ATGGCGAGACTAGAGATTAGGAATATAAGCAAGAAGTATGAGCAACAATATACTGAGTCATTTTCGCTGGTTAATATAGATCTAACTGTTGAGGATGGTGAATTTCTATCTATTTTAGGTACATCTGGATGTGGGAAGACCACTATATTGGGTATTATTACAGGAATCATAAAGCCGGATACTGGTAGCCTGTTTGTAGAAAATGTAGATATTACAGAAATGCCTATTGAGAAAAGAAACTTTGCATTGGTAGCTCAACAGCCTTTGCTATTTCCCAATATGAATGTAATGGACAATGTGGCCTTTGGGCTAAAAATGAAGGGTGTTAGTAAAGGCGATAGATTAGAGCTAGCTAATGATATACTTAGTAAACTAGGACTTAAAGGACTAGAAAAAAGATTTTCCACTCAGCTAAGTGGAGGAGAGAGGCAAAGAGTAGCCATAGCAAGAGCAATGGTCACAGCGCCTAAAGTTCTTTTAATGGATGAACCTTTTAATGCATTACATGAAGAATTAAGGGTAGATATGAGGGAACTATTATATAAGTTACATAAGGAAAACAGGGTTACTACTATTTTTGTAACTCATTTTAAGGAAGAAGCAAACTTTCTCTCTGATAAAATTGTTATAATGTCAAAAGGAAAAATAGATGAAATAAAACTTTTATAA
- a CDS encoding glycosyltransferase family 4 protein, producing the protein MPTINMLSTADKVKGQGVGSAYLEQVNLVQDGLDSEYKVVINKRIRAEIMHYHTIDLKHYLSVPFAKKKGVTVGYVHFLPETIEGSIKLPKLIKKIFYKYIISFYNSMDYLVTVNPNFIDRLEAYNIDRKKITYIPNFVSTEKFYKLSTEDICVAKEKLKIEKDAFVVLGVGQIQTRKGVIDFIDIAKKMPEVQFIWAGGFSFGNITDGYKELKNQIEHAPKNILFTGIVERDLMNAIYNVSDVLFMPSYNELFPMSILEAMNTYTPILLRDLELYEDILFDYYLKEHDNEGFIKAIEKLKNDSSYYEQAKEKAIRGHNFYSRENVLDMWKNFYKKVYRIKGR; encoded by the coding sequence ATGCCTACTATAAATATGCTTTCCACAGCGGATAAAGTCAAAGGCCAGGGGGTAGGATCGGCTTACCTAGAGCAAGTGAATTTAGTGCAAGATGGATTGGATAGTGAATATAAAGTTGTAATAAATAAGAGAATAAGAGCCGAAATAATGCATTATCATACTATCGATCTTAAGCATTATTTAAGTGTGCCTTTTGCTAAAAAGAAAGGTGTAACCGTAGGGTACGTGCATTTTTTGCCTGAGACAATTGAAGGAAGTATCAAATTACCAAAATTAATTAAAAAGATTTTTTATAAATATATTATAAGTTTTTATAACAGTATGGATTATTTAGTTACAGTAAATCCTAATTTTATAGATAGGCTTGAAGCTTATAATATTGATAGAAAAAAAATCACATATATTCCTAACTTTGTTTCAACTGAAAAATTCTATAAGCTTTCAACTGAGGATATTTGCGTAGCTAAAGAAAAATTGAAAATTGAAAAGGATGCTTTTGTTGTGCTTGGCGTAGGTCAAATACAAACTCGAAAAGGTGTCATTGATTTTATTGATATCGCAAAAAAAATGCCTGAAGTACAATTTATTTGGGCGGGTGGCTTTTCTTTTGGAAATATTACGGATGGATATAAGGAATTAAAAAATCAAATTGAACATGCACCTAAAAATATTTTATTTACAGGAATAGTTGAAAGAGATTTGATGAATGCTATATATAATGTATCGGATGTTCTTTTTATGCCATCTTATAATGAGCTTTTCCCTATGTCAATACTTGAGGCAATGAATACTTACACTCCAATACTATTAAGAGATCTGGAACTATATGAAGATATATTATTTGATTATTATTTAAAAGAACATGATAATGAGGGTTTCATTAAGGCTATAGAAAAGTTAAAAAATGATTCAAGCTATTACGAGCAGGCTAAAGAAAAAGCTATAAGAGGGCACAATTTTTATTCAAGAGAGAATGTACTTGATATGTGGAAAAATTTTTATAAAAAGGTATATCGGATAAAAGGGCGGTAA
- a CDS encoding ABC transporter permease, producing the protein MKKHSKVIYYITIIILLLAFLLPFIPLFINSLAYDFRWPRIIPSNVTWRAFKYVFYENPNTYEAIFNTLIIATSVVVIDILIAVPAAFSLVRYEFKGKFIIKVILFAPIIIPSFTAIMGMYVVFIKLGLTESIYGVILAHILPTLPYMIKALMVSYGTLDSSLEHQAAVLGAGPISRFIYISLPHILPGMVAGAGLTFLISISQYFLTFLVGGGKVITISIIMFPFISGGDNAIGSVYGVLFSSLAIINLVLIDFVLKKYYKMRNFKII; encoded by the coding sequence ATGAAAAAGCATAGTAAGGTTATATACTACATTACAATAATCATTCTTTTATTAGCCTTTTTATTGCCATTTATACCTTTGTTTATAAATAGTTTAGCTTACGATTTTAGATGGCCAAGGATTATTCCTAGTAACGTCACATGGAGGGCCTTTAAATATGTTTTTTATGAAAATCCAAATACCTATGAGGCAATCTTTAATACTTTAATCATTGCTACTTCTGTAGTTGTCATTGATATTTTGATAGCAGTTCCTGCAGCTTTTTCCTTAGTAAGATATGAATTTAAGGGGAAATTTATAATAAAAGTGATTTTATTTGCACCTATTATTATTCCGTCTTTTACTGCAATTATGGGAATGTATGTAGTTTTTATAAAGCTTGGCTTAACAGAATCTATATATGGAGTTATTTTAGCGCATATTTTACCTACATTACCTTACATGATAAAGGCTTTAATGGTAAGCTATGGAACTTTAGACTCATCATTAGAACATCAGGCTGCAGTACTTGGGGCTGGACCAATTTCTAGATTTATTTATATAAGTCTTCCACATATACTTCCAGGCATGGTTGCGGGGGCTGGTCTTACTTTTTTAATTTCTATAAGCCAGTATTTTCTAACCTTTTTAGTTGGTGGAGGTAAGGTTATTACTATATCTATAATAATGTTTCCTTTTATAAGTGGAGGAGACAATGCAATTGGTTCAGTATATGGAGTATTATTTTCTTCACTAGCAATAATAAATTTAGTTTTAATAGACTTTGTGCTTAAAAAGTATTATAAGATGAGAAATTTTAAAATTATTTAG
- a CDS encoding ABC transporter substrate-binding protein, with protein MKKKSKFLSLLFLAIFAVSFVGCEKNKDNEEKNVSMYMWGGSESINNYMDKWVAPRLKDKGIKLNRVPVTDIKDTINKLITEKQVGKIDGSVDILWLNGENFKLSKESKILSEPFVDALSNYNKYVAKDSPEVKYDFGEETSGLEAPWGKVQFVFIYDSEKIKTPPKSFAELKIWIKNNPGKFAYPSSDDFTGSAFLRQGLFELNGGYEKFMTDFNEKAVEGQTKPLWDYLNEIKPSLWQQGKTYPETLAKLDKLYSNGEVWMTMGYDEARAESEMKKGNFPDSTKTFVLDRGTLANTHFLTIPFNSSHKGTAKEVIDFLLSPEAQIAKLNPDNWGDGLSIDINKLSPEDVKKINEIDRGKSTLNLKELQSHRIPEIKADYVKFIEKGWIDNVAKK; from the coding sequence TTGAAAAAAAAGAGTAAGTTCTTAAGTTTATTGTTTTTAGCTATTTTTGCAGTATCATTTGTAGGGTGTGAAAAAAATAAAGACAATGAGGAAAAAAATGTAAGTATGTATATGTGGGGAGGTAGCGAATCCATAAATAACTATATGGACAAGTGGGTGGCTCCTAGGTTAAAGGATAAGGGCATAAAATTAAATAGAGTACCTGTAACAGATATAAAGGATACAATAAATAAATTAATTACAGAGAAGCAAGTAGGGAAAATTGACGGAAGTGTAGATATACTTTGGTTAAATGGCGAAAATTTTAAACTTTCAAAGGAGAGTAAAATTTTATCAGAACCTTTTGTTGATGCATTATCAAACTATAATAAGTATGTTGCAAAGGATTCCCCTGAAGTAAAATATGACTTTGGTGAAGAAACTAGCGGACTTGAAGCACCATGGGGGAAAGTTCAATTTGTTTTTATATATGACTCTGAAAAAATAAAAACTCCTCCTAAATCCTTTGCGGAGCTGAAAATATGGATAAAAAATAATCCGGGAAAATTTGCTTATCCCTCTTCAGATGATTTTACTGGAAGTGCATTTTTACGACAAGGATTATTTGAACTAAATGGTGGATATGAAAAATTTATGACAGATTTTAATGAAAAAGCCGTGGAGGGACAGACAAAGCCGCTATGGGATTATCTTAATGAAATAAAACCGTCTCTTTGGCAACAAGGTAAGACTTATCCGGAAACTCTTGCAAAGCTAGATAAGCTATATTCTAATGGAGAAGTATGGATGACCATGGGCTATGATGAAGCAAGAGCAGAAAGTGAAATGAAAAAAGGTAACTTTCCAGATTCTACAAAAACATTTGTATTGGATAGGGGAACCTTAGCTAACACTCATTTTTTAACTATTCCATTTAATTCAAGTCATAAAGGTACAGCAAAGGAAGTAATAGACTTTTTGTTAAGTCCAGAAGCACAAATAGCAAAACTCAATCCTGATAATTGGGGAGATGGACTTTCAATAGATATTAATAAGTTATCACCAGAGGATGTCAAAAAAATAAATGAAATAGATAGAGGGAAATCAACTTTAAATTTAAAAGAACTTCAAAGTCATAGAATACCTGAAATTAAGGCTGATTACGTGAAATTTATAGAAAAAGGATGGATTGATAATGTGGCAAAAAAGTAG